Proteins from a genomic interval of Mycobacterium conspicuum:
- a CDS encoding class I SAM-dependent methyltransferase, translating to MGRPRGAALPSMPGSNRADDAAQGHWLLARLGKRVLRPGGVELTRTLLLRAEVSGADVVELAPGLGRTAAEILPKDPRTYVGVESDPDAAEAVRRVVAGHGEVPGRVLGRDAADTGLPDASADVVIGEAMLTMQGDVAKHAIVSEVSRVLKPNGRYAIHELALTPDTIAEEIGTDIRQALARAIKVNARPLTVAEWSQLLAGHGLIVDHVATVPMALLQPRRIIADEGVIGALRFARNLLVHRDARRRVLAMRATFRKHRDQLAAVAIVARKPG from the coding sequence ATGGGTCGGCCACGCGGTGCTGCGCTGCCTTCGATGCCGGGGTCCAATCGGGCCGACGACGCGGCGCAGGGGCACTGGCTGCTGGCGCGGCTCGGCAAGCGGGTGCTGCGTCCGGGCGGTGTGGAGCTGACCCGCACCCTACTGCTGCGCGCCGAGGTGTCCGGCGCCGACGTCGTCGAGCTGGCCCCCGGCCTGGGCCGCACCGCCGCCGAGATCCTGCCCAAAGACCCCCGCACCTATGTCGGCGTGGAGTCCGACCCGGACGCGGCCGAGGCGGTGCGCCGCGTGGTGGCCGGGCACGGGGAGGTTCCGGGTCGCGTTCTAGGCAGGGACGCGGCCGACACCGGATTGCCCGACGCCAGCGCCGACGTCGTCATCGGCGAGGCGATGTTGACCATGCAGGGCGACGTCGCCAAGCACGCCATCGTCAGCGAGGTGTCGCGGGTGCTAAAACCCAACGGGCGCTACGCGATTCACGAGCTCGCCCTGACCCCGGACACCATCGCCGAAGAGATCGGCACCGATATCCGCCAGGCGCTGGCCCGGGCGATCAAAGTCAACGCGCGCCCGTTGACGGTCGCCGAATGGTCGCAACTGCTGGCCGGCCACGGCCTGATCGTCGACCACGTCGCGACCGTGCCGATGGCACTGCTGCAACCGCGGCGAATCATCGCCGACGAAGGCGTCATTGGTGCGCTGCGGTTCGCTCGCAATCTGCTCGTTCACCGCGACGCCCGCAGGCGGGTACTGGCGATGCGCGCGACGTTCCGCAAGCACCGCGACCAGCTGGCCGCGGTCGCGATCGTCGCAAGAAAGCCGGGCTAA
- a CDS encoding cupin domain-containing protein, with protein MDSISLTSLASEKLAEARQSHSGRAAHTVHGGHTHELRQTVLALLAGHDLSEHDSPGEATLQVLQGHVRLTAGADSWDGKTGDYVAIPPERHALHAVQDSVVMLTVLKSQPGATH; from the coding sequence ATGGACTCCATTTCGCTTACCAGCCTCGCGTCCGAGAAGTTGGCCGAAGCGCGGCAGTCGCACAGCGGCCGGGCCGCCCACACCGTCCACGGGGGCCACACCCATGAACTGCGTCAGACCGTGCTGGCACTGCTGGCCGGACACGATTTGTCCGAACATGACAGCCCGGGCGAGGCAACGCTGCAGGTCCTGCAGGGCCACGTGCGTCTGACCGCCGGCGCCGACAGCTGGGACGGCAAGACCGGCGACTACGTCGCCATTCCGCCCGAGCGCCACGCCCTGCACGCGGTCCAGGATTCGGTGGTCATGCTGACCGTGCTGAAGTCTCAGCCGGGGGCCACTCACTAG
- a CDS encoding helix-turn-helix transcriptional regulator: MSEIIPIGESAGRRREVLRFLRATAKPTSILAIADALGVHPNTVRFHLDVLVGNGQVEQVAPDRKGPGRPPLMFQAVRQMDRGGTRHYRMLAEILSTALAAERNSEMKALAAGRAWGMRMESPSDGDTGAEEAVDRLFDMLDELGFAPERRAANGDAQIGLRHCPFLELAETRTEVVCPIHLGLMQGAMETWGADVTVDRLEAFVEPDLCVARLRAPGAAEETAR; the protein is encoded by the coding sequence GTGAGCGAGATCATCCCGATCGGAGAGTCCGCCGGCCGCCGCCGTGAGGTGCTGCGGTTCCTGCGCGCGACGGCGAAGCCGACGAGCATCCTGGCGATTGCCGACGCGCTGGGGGTGCATCCCAACACCGTCCGCTTCCACCTCGACGTCCTCGTCGGCAATGGTCAGGTGGAGCAGGTGGCGCCGGACCGCAAGGGGCCCGGCCGTCCGCCGCTGATGTTCCAGGCGGTCCGGCAGATGGATCGCGGCGGAACGCGGCACTACCGGATGCTTGCCGAGATTCTCAGCACGGCCCTTGCCGCCGAACGTAATTCGGAGATGAAGGCGCTGGCCGCGGGGCGGGCGTGGGGGATGAGGATGGAATCGCCCTCCGACGGTGATACCGGCGCCGAGGAGGCGGTCGACCGCCTGTTCGACATGCTCGACGAGCTCGGATTCGCGCCCGAGCGCCGCGCCGCCAACGGCGACGCGCAGATCGGCCTGCGGCACTGCCCGTTCCTGGAACTCGCCGAGACCCGGACCGAGGTCGTGTGCCCCATACATCTCGGGCTCATGCAGGGAGCCATGGAGACCTGGGGGGCGGACGTCACGGTCGACCGGCTCGAGGCTTTCGTCGAACCGGATCTGTGCGTAGCCCGGCTGCGCGCGCCGGGCGCGGCAGAGGAGACCGCTCGATGA
- a CDS encoding lyase family protein, with product MTNLLWPGDHRAGEHMTDQALLRAMVAVESAWLRALSAAGLASSDGADADLWQLMGERDCEQLALTAEDGANPVIGLVALLRERSVPAIGRWIHRGLTSQDVLDTALMLGVRGVVNELSAQLREQVSTLSTLAATHRATPMVARTLTQHAAPTTFGAKVAGWLNGIVDACERLGALQTPVQIGGAAGTRSAITELVTLTTGAADPAELSDGVIESTATLLGLPTRAPWQTTRTPVTAAADAFVTCTDCWGRISTDVVTLARPEIAELSEPVTATRGGSSSMPHKRNPVLSILIRRAAISAPQLAATLHTAAALANDERPDGAWHAEWDTLRTLARRTLVAGSQCGELLAGLRVHPDMMAENLSRSDVLGEQRVIADLVGTTPSETYFGAVDRLIDESLERAQRVLHAPRE from the coding sequence ATGACCAACCTGTTGTGGCCTGGCGACCACCGCGCCGGCGAGCACATGACGGATCAGGCGCTGCTGCGGGCGATGGTCGCGGTGGAATCGGCGTGGTTGCGCGCCCTGTCCGCGGCCGGCCTGGCGTCCTCCGACGGCGCCGACGCCGACCTGTGGCAGTTGATGGGGGAGCGTGATTGCGAGCAGCTCGCCCTGACCGCCGAGGACGGGGCCAACCCGGTCATCGGGCTGGTCGCGCTGCTGCGCGAGCGCAGCGTCCCTGCGATCGGCCGGTGGATCCACCGGGGACTCACCAGCCAGGACGTCCTCGACACCGCCCTGATGCTTGGCGTGCGCGGCGTCGTGAACGAGCTGAGCGCGCAGCTTCGCGAACAGGTTTCGACGCTGTCGACGCTCGCGGCCACCCACCGCGCCACGCCCATGGTGGCCCGTACCCTCACCCAACACGCGGCGCCGACCACCTTCGGCGCCAAGGTTGCCGGCTGGTTGAACGGCATCGTCGACGCGTGCGAGCGACTCGGCGCGCTGCAAACCCCGGTCCAGATCGGCGGCGCGGCCGGAACCCGGTCGGCCATCACGGAATTGGTGACCCTGACCACGGGCGCAGCGGACCCGGCGGAACTTTCCGACGGTGTAATCGAAAGCACCGCAACGCTTTTGGGATTGCCCACCCGAGCGCCATGGCAGACGACGCGGACACCGGTCACCGCGGCCGCGGACGCGTTCGTCACATGCACCGACTGCTGGGGCCGGATCTCCACGGATGTCGTCACCCTGGCCCGCCCGGAGATCGCCGAACTCAGTGAACCCGTCACCGCGACCCGCGGTGGATCCTCCTCGATGCCGCACAAGCGCAATCCGGTGCTGTCCATCCTGATTCGGCGCGCCGCCATCTCGGCGCCGCAACTGGCCGCGACCCTGCACACCGCCGCCGCGCTGGCCAACGACGAACGCCCGGACGGCGCCTGGCATGCCGAGTGGGACACCCTGCGCACGCTGGCGCGGCGGACCTTGGTCGCGGGCTCGCAGTGCGGCGAACTGCTGGCCGGGCTGCGGGTGCATCCCGACATGATGGCCGAAAACCTCAGCCGCTCCGATGTTCTCGGTGAACAGCGCGTCATCGCCGACCTGGTCGGGACGACGCCGTCGGAAACCTACTTCGGCGCCGTCGACCGCCTGATCGACGAGAGCCTCGAACGCGCCCAACGGGTGCTCCATGCACCCCGCGAGTGA
- a CDS encoding PE family protein has product MSFVIAAPDFLAAAATDLQTIGSALSAADAAAAGRTTTVLAAGADEVSAAVAAFFGGHGQAYQQVSAQAAAFHAQFVQALYAGAGAYVQTEAANVAQGALAAINGPTQALVGRPLIGNGTNGGPGQAGGPGGLLYGNGGKGGDGVAGQAGGDGGNAGLIGNGGAGGAGGAGASGGNGGNGGRLFGNGGVGGQGGAATSGINGGNPGSGGNGGDAVLFGSGGAGGQGGTGLAGANGVNPLLNGAAATGSVGVTQDSSNADAIGGNGGDGAVGGLGTTGGAGGAGGGALVIGNGTAFGAQGGTGGFGGNGGAGGDGGGASVIGGAGLAAGGGGGNGTIGAAPGGAGGNGGVGGNGSASNGAALGGPGGSGGIGWTGASGGSGGTGGTGGSGGHGGLFVGSGGAGGAGGTGGAGGAGAAGGQGGNGGGGGSGVSNGGGNGAGGTGNFGGDGGMGGSGGAGGFGGQGGHGGAAGAIGDGGHGGAAGSGGAGGGGGVGGTAGKGGDGGAGIAVVGHQGFGGDGGNGGSGGMGGTGGDGGGSALGGAGGAGGSLMGRPGTNGTAGAGGTGGAGGGGGGLGKGGAGGNGSSLLGSSGIDGSTGAHGADGQDG; this is encoded by the coding sequence ATGTCCTTCGTGATAGCGGCGCCGGATTTTTTGGCCGCGGCGGCGACTGATCTGCAAACCATCGGCTCGGCGCTGAGCGCCGCCGACGCGGCGGCGGCGGGCCGCACGACGACCGTGCTGGCGGCCGGGGCCGACGAAGTGTCGGCGGCCGTCGCGGCGTTCTTCGGCGGGCATGGGCAGGCGTATCAGCAGGTCAGCGCGCAAGCAGCGGCGTTTCATGCGCAGTTTGTGCAGGCGCTGTACGCGGGTGCCGGCGCCTACGTTCAGACCGAGGCAGCCAACGTCGCGCAGGGCGCCCTCGCCGCGATCAATGGGCCCACGCAAGCATTGGTGGGTCGCCCGCTGATCGGCAACGGCACCAACGGCGGGCCCGGTCAGGCCGGCGGACCCGGAGGGTTGCTGTACGGCAACGGCGGCAAGGGCGGGGACGGCGTCGCCGGCCAGGCGGGCGGCGACGGCGGCAACGCCGGGTTGATCGGCAACGGCGGGGCCGGCGGAGCGGGCGGCGCGGGGGCTTCCGGCGGCAACGGCGGCAACGGCGGACGGCTGTTCGGCAACGGCGGTGTCGGCGGACAGGGCGGCGCCGCCACGTCGGGCATCAACGGCGGCAATCCCGGGTCGGGCGGCAACGGCGGTGACGCCGTCCTGTTCGGTAGCGGCGGCGCCGGCGGGCAGGGTGGCACCGGCCTGGCCGGGGCCAACGGTGTCAACCCCCTCCTCAACGGCGCGGCGGCCACCGGGAGTGTGGGTGTCACACAAGACTCGAGTAACGCCGATGCCATCGGCGGCAACGGCGGCGACGGCGCCGTCGGCGGACTCGGCACCACGGGCGGCGCGGGCGGGGCGGGCGGCGGCGCGCTGGTCATTGGCAACGGGACCGCATTCGGCGCGCAGGGCGGGACAGGCGGTTTCGGTGGCAACGGCGGCGCCGGCGGAGACGGCGGCGGTGCGTCGGTGATCGGCGGTGCGGGCCTTGCCGCCGGGGGTGGGGGCGGCAACGGGACGATCGGCGCCGCGCCCGGCGGTGCGGGCGGCAACGGCGGTGTCGGCGGCAACGGTAGTGCTTCCAACGGTGCTGCGCTGGGCGGTCCCGGTGGATCCGGCGGAATAGGTTGGACCGGCGCATCCGGCGGTAGCGGCGGTACCGGCGGCACGGGCGGCAGCGGCGGTCACGGCGGATTGTTCGTCGGCAGCGGCGGCGCCGGCGGTGCCGGCGGCACGGGCGGCGCGGGCGGCGCGGGTGCCGCCGGGGGTCAGGGCGGCAACGGCGGCGGCGGCGGGTCCGGCGTTAGCAACGGCGGCGGCAACGGGGCGGGCGGGACCGGCAACTTTGGTGGCGACGGCGGCATGGGCGGTAGTGGCGGCGCCGGCGGCTTCGGAGGGCAGGGCGGTCACGGCGGTGCGGCCGGCGCCATCGGCGACGGCGGACACGGCGGCGCAGCGGGCTCCGGCGGCGCGGGCGGCGGTGGTGGCGTGGGCGGCACGGCCGGCAAAGGCGGCGACGGTGGCGCCGGCATCGCCGTGGTCGGCCATCAGGGCTTCGGCGGCGACGGCGGCAACGGCGGCAGCGGCGGCATGGGCGGCACCGGTGGGGACGGCGGCGGCAGCGCGCTCGGTGGCGCCGGCGGCGCCGGCGGGTCGCTAATGGGTCGCCCGGGTACCAACGGAACCGCCGGCGCCGGCGGCACGGGCGGCGCCGGCGGCGGGGGTGGTGGATTAGGGAAGGGCGGCGCGGGCGGCAATGGGTCCAGCCTTCTCGGCTCCTCGGGCATCGACGGCAGCACGGGCGCCCACGGCGCCGACGGCCAGGACGGCTAG
- a CDS encoding aldo/keto reductase: protein MRGRRRVRTVVEVTTQTLASASGTFTLGGDLTVNRLGFGAMRLTGQGVWGPPADRDECVRVLRRAVELGVNFIDTADSYGPYISEDIIREALYPYDGLVIATKAGLLRTGPDIWIPLGNPSYLRQELEMSLRRLGVETIDLFQLHRIDPDFPLADQVGELLTLKNEGKIRHIGLSEIDVDQLKAAQQITEIVSVQNMYNLSARKSEPLLDYATDHGVGFIPWFPLGGGPLSAPDSPLQRIAAEHQASAGQLALAWLLKRSPVMLPIPGTSKVAHLEENVAAAEITLSDDEFETLAAAGAK from the coding sequence ATGCGGGGCCGCCGTCGCGTGCGTACGGTCGTAGAAGTGACCACACAGACGCTCGCCTCGGCATCCGGCACGTTCACTCTCGGCGGCGACCTGACCGTCAACCGACTCGGCTTCGGCGCGATGCGGCTGACCGGCCAGGGCGTGTGGGGCCCGCCCGCCGACCGAGACGAATGCGTGCGGGTGTTGCGCCGCGCCGTCGAATTGGGTGTGAATTTCATCGACACCGCGGACTCCTACGGCCCCTACATCTCCGAGGACATCATCCGCGAGGCGCTGTATCCCTATGACGGGCTGGTGATCGCGACCAAGGCGGGGCTGTTGCGGACCGGTCCCGATATCTGGATCCCGCTGGGCAACCCCAGCTACCTGCGCCAGGAGCTCGAGATGAGCCTGCGGCGCCTGGGTGTCGAGACGATCGACCTGTTCCAGCTGCACCGCATCGACCCCGACTTCCCGCTGGCTGACCAGGTCGGCGAGCTGCTGACCCTCAAGAACGAAGGCAAGATCCGCCACATCGGCCTGTCCGAGATCGACGTCGATCAGCTCAAGGCGGCCCAACAGATCACCGAGATCGTGTCGGTGCAGAACATGTACAACCTGTCGGCGCGCAAGTCCGAGCCGCTGCTGGACTACGCCACCGATCACGGCGTCGGGTTCATCCCGTGGTTCCCGCTGGGTGGCGGGCCACTGTCGGCGCCGGACAGCCCGCTGCAACGCATCGCCGCCGAGCACCAGGCGTCGGCGGGGCAGCTGGCGTTGGCGTGGTTGCTGAAGCGCTCGCCGGTGATGCTGCCGATCCCGGGCACGTCGAAGGTGGCGCACCTGGAGGAGAACGTCGCCGCGGCCGAGATCACGCTCAGCGACGACGAATTCGAAACGCTGGCCGCCGCCGGGGCCAAGTAG
- a CDS encoding NAD(P)H-dependent flavin oxidoreductase, whose translation MGGVAGGRLAAAVTAAGGLGMVGMGSVATRELLQTELGHVRGRFGVGLVDWVMRKEPGLLEEALAAGPALLSVSFSTDWSWVGRARDAGIPTVTQVYDSLGARQAVDEGVDILVARGSEGGGHGEVKLAMLPLLDTVLDAVSVPVLAGGGIASARSLAAVLAAGASGAWVGTRLAACPEALTGDGSRRALIAARATDTRVTRVFDVAQERPWPAQYPSRVLTNDFVERWTGREDTLAADRPAREELAASIAADDRRVAPVTAGEAVGMISDAASVGEVIEAMCSGAERLLARWT comes from the coding sequence ATGGGTGGGGTGGCCGGGGGCCGGCTGGCCGCCGCGGTCACCGCTGCCGGCGGTCTGGGCATGGTCGGCATGGGAAGCGTCGCGACCAGGGAGCTGCTCCAAACCGAGCTGGGGCACGTGCGCGGGAGGTTCGGGGTCGGCCTCGTCGACTGGGTAATGCGCAAGGAGCCGGGGCTGCTGGAGGAGGCTTTGGCCGCCGGGCCGGCCCTGCTGTCGGTCAGCTTCTCCACCGACTGGTCCTGGGTCGGCAGGGCGCGCGACGCCGGAATCCCCACCGTCACACAGGTATACGACAGCCTGGGGGCCCGTCAGGCGGTGGACGAGGGCGTCGACATCCTGGTCGCGCGCGGCTCCGAAGGCGGCGGACACGGTGAGGTGAAGCTCGCGATGCTGCCGCTGCTGGACACCGTGTTGGATGCCGTCTCGGTCCCCGTGCTCGCCGGCGGCGGAATCGCCTCGGCCCGAAGCCTGGCCGCGGTGCTGGCCGCGGGCGCCAGCGGAGCCTGGGTGGGCACCCGCCTGGCGGCCTGCCCGGAGGCCCTGACCGGCGACGGCAGCCGCCGGGCCCTGATCGCGGCCCGTGCCACCGACACCCGGGTCACCCGGGTCTTCGACGTCGCCCAGGAGCGCCCCTGGCCGGCGCAGTACCCGTCGCGGGTGCTGACCAACGACTTCGTCGAACGCTGGACTGGTAGGGAGGACACGCTCGCCGCCGACCGACCGGCCCGAGAGGAGCTGGCGGCCTCGATCGCCGCCGATGACCGCCGGGTCGCCCCCGTCACTGCGGGTGAGGCTGTCGGGATGATCAGCGACGCCGCGTCGGTCGGCGAGGTCATCGAGGCGATGTGCTCGGGCGCCGAACGCTTGCTCGCCCGGTGGACCTAG
- a CDS encoding helix-turn-helix transcriptional regulator, translating to MDSFAHNAAGIGALADPVRHRLYQFVCAQPAPVSRDQAADAVGIAHHQAKFHLDRLTAEGLLETDYARLTGRSGPGAGRTSKLYRRAGRDIAVSLPHREYELAGRLMATAIAESASTGQPVVERLNQAARDYGQRIGTAERPPADAAAALELTVRILRNHGYEPRHCDDEVQLANCPFHALAQEQTELACNMNHALVSGVADALAPHGPDARLCPGPDRCCVVLKRGD from the coding sequence ATGGACTCGTTCGCGCACAACGCCGCGGGCATCGGTGCGCTCGCCGATCCGGTACGCCACCGGCTTTATCAATTCGTATGCGCCCAGCCGGCGCCGGTGAGCCGCGACCAGGCTGCCGACGCCGTCGGAATCGCACACCACCAGGCGAAGTTCCACCTGGACCGACTGACGGCCGAGGGGCTGCTGGAAACCGACTACGCCCGGCTGACCGGCCGCTCGGGCCCCGGCGCGGGACGGACCTCAAAGCTGTATCGCAGGGCCGGCCGCGACATCGCCGTCAGCCTGCCGCACCGGGAGTACGAACTGGCGGGACGGCTGATGGCCACGGCCATCGCCGAGTCCGCCAGCACCGGGCAGCCCGTCGTCGAGCGGCTCAACCAGGCCGCCCGTGACTACGGCCAGCGGATCGGCACAGCCGAGCGTCCGCCCGCAGACGCCGCCGCGGCGCTCGAGCTGACGGTCAGGATATTGCGCAACCACGGGTATGAGCCGCGGCACTGCGATGACGAAGTCCAGCTCGCGAACTGCCCGTTCCACGCCCTGGCCCAGGAACAGACCGAGTTGGCCTGCAACATGAACCACGCGTTGGTCAGCGGCGTGGCCGACGCGCTGGCGCCGCACGGCCCGGACGCACGGCTGTGCCCCGGGCCGGATCGGTGTTGCGTGGTGCTCAAGCGCGGCGACTAG
- the fdxA gene encoding ferredoxin: MTYVIGKPCIDVMDRACVEECPVDCIYEGERALYIHPDECVDCGACEPVCPVEAIYYEDDLPEALRPYLADNEAFFTQTLPGRDEPLGSPGGAAKIGPLGVDTPLVAGHPRADDALGA; this comes from the coding sequence GTGACCTACGTGATCGGAAAGCCATGCATCGACGTGATGGATCGGGCCTGTGTGGAGGAGTGTCCGGTCGACTGCATCTATGAGGGCGAGCGCGCGCTGTACATCCACCCGGACGAATGCGTGGACTGCGGGGCGTGCGAGCCGGTGTGTCCGGTGGAGGCGATCTACTACGAAGACGACCTTCCCGAAGCGCTCAGGCCGTACCTGGCCGATAATGAGGCGTTCTTCACCCAAACCCTGCCGGGCCGGGACGAGCCGTTGGGATCGCCCGGCGGGGCCGCCAAGATCGGACCTCTCGGTGTCGACACGCCTCTGGTGGCGGGCCACCCGCGAGCCGACGATGCGCTAGGAGCGTGA
- a CDS encoding DUF2249 domain-containing protein, translating to MAGYELDVRQLRKPDKHPTIFSAYAALAIGESFVLVNNHDPKHLRAEFDEDYPDGYGWEYLETGPEVWRIRITKLVAPLGSPETVKNLLRREV from the coding sequence ATGGCTGGCTACGAGCTTGACGTGCGGCAGTTGCGCAAGCCGGACAAACACCCCACCATCTTCAGCGCGTATGCCGCCCTGGCGATCGGCGAATCGTTCGTGCTGGTGAACAACCATGACCCCAAGCACCTGCGCGCCGAGTTCGATGAGGACTACCCCGATGGCTATGGGTGGGAGTACCTCGAAACCGGTCCCGAGGTCTGGCGGATCCGGATCACCAAGCTCGTCGCTCCACTAGGCTCGCCCGAAACCGTGAAAAACCTTCTGCGGCGGGAGGTTTGA
- a CDS encoding alpha/beta hydrolase family protein — protein sequence MAVPSIGRRYRLPHQVAAGAVGPFARTGRYVAQSWRDYLDGEADGLPLARPTMALAAQAFRDEVVLLGLKARRPVSRPRVFERINDEVVAALEFYADRGWLDRPKGFFVAPPPLSDLTVHQVKGRRHPHQRLSFDSGYAPHEGEPGRERWLSYAANRREYALLLRHPEPRPWLVCVHGTEMGRAAIDLNLFRARKLHEELGLNVVLPVLPMHGPRGRGLPKLAVFPGEDVLDDVHATAQAVWDIRRLLSWIRLQEPESPIGLNSMSLGGYIAALVASLERGLTCAILGVPVADLVELLGRHSGLRSGDPRRDTITLAEPIGRMVSPLSLTPLVPARGRFIYAGIADQVVHPRRQVVRLWEHWGKPQMVWYRGGHAGFIGSRPVQRFIWDALQQSGLLDGRAAVSA from the coding sequence ATGGCAGTACCCAGCATCGGCCGCCGCTACCGGCTTCCGCATCAGGTGGCGGCCGGCGCGGTCGGACCGTTCGCGCGCACCGGCCGGTACGTCGCCCAGTCGTGGCGCGACTACCTCGACGGCGAGGCGGACGGGCTTCCCCTCGCGCGACCCACCATGGCGCTGGCGGCGCAGGCGTTTCGCGACGAGGTCGTGCTGCTGGGGCTGAAGGCGCGCCGACCGGTCAGCCGGCCCAGGGTGTTCGAGCGGATCAACGACGAGGTCGTCGCGGCCTTGGAGTTCTACGCCGATAGGGGGTGGCTGGACCGGCCGAAGGGCTTTTTCGTTGCACCGCCGCCGCTTTCGGACCTCACCGTGCACCAGGTCAAAGGGCGCAGACATCCGCATCAGCGCCTCTCCTTCGACAGCGGATATGCGCCACACGAGGGCGAACCCGGACGCGAACGCTGGTTGAGCTACGCCGCGAACAGGCGCGAGTACGCGCTGCTGTTGCGTCACCCCGAGCCGCGCCCCTGGCTGGTGTGCGTGCACGGCACCGAGATGGGTAGGGCCGCAATCGATCTCAACCTGTTCCGCGCCCGCAAGCTGCACGAGGAGCTCGGCCTGAACGTCGTCCTGCCGGTGCTGCCGATGCATGGTCCGCGGGGGCGCGGCCTGCCCAAGCTTGCGGTGTTCCCGGGAGAAGACGTCCTTGACGACGTACACGCGACGGCCCAGGCGGTGTGGGACATCAGGCGGTTGCTGTCCTGGATACGGCTGCAGGAGCCGGAGTCGCCGATCGGGCTGAACAGCATGTCACTCGGCGGCTATATCGCCGCGTTGGTCGCCAGCCTGGAGAGGGGCCTGACCTGCGCGATCCTGGGTGTTCCGGTGGCCGACCTGGTGGAGTTGCTCGGGCGGCATTCCGGTCTGCGTTCCGGTGACCCGCGCCGTGACACGATCACGCTGGCCGAACCCATCGGCCGCATGGTGTCGCCACTTTCGCTGACCCCGCTGGTGCCCGCGCGGGGCCGTTTCATCTATGCGGGCATTGCCGATCAAGTCGTGCACCCCCGCCGCCAGGTCGTCCGCCTGTGGGAACACTGGGGCAAGCCGCAGATGGTGTGGTATCGCGGCGGCCACGCCGGGTTCATCGGCTCACGGCCCGTGCAGCGGTTCATTTGGGACGCATTGCAGCAGTCCGGTCTGCTGGACGGGCGGGCCGCAGTCAGCGCGTAA
- a CDS encoding Rv2617c family stress response/phage resistance protein: MSTKQAAPAPALADQLKDPAYSAYVVLRTVFTIAPIVMGLDKFFNLPTHPHHWSMYLAGWIADLIPGSADQCMYVVGVIEIAAGVLVAIAPRIGAWVIVAWLAGIILNLVTGPGFFDVALRDFGLLVGAVALGRLAQGVHSGSVGPR; encoded by the coding sequence ATGAGCACCAAGCAAGCCGCGCCCGCCCCCGCCCTGGCGGACCAGTTGAAGGATCCCGCCTACTCGGCCTACGTCGTGCTTCGGACCGTTTTCACCATCGCGCCGATCGTGATGGGCTTGGACAAATTCTTCAACCTGCCGACCCATCCCCATCACTGGAGCATGTATCTGGCCGGCTGGATCGCCGATCTGATTCCGGGTAGCGCCGACCAGTGCATGTATGTCGTCGGGGTGATCGAGATCGCGGCCGGCGTGCTGGTGGCGATCGCACCGCGAATCGGCGCCTGGGTGATCGTGGCGTGGCTGGCGGGGATCATTCTCAACCTGGTCACGGGGCCGGGCTTTTTCGACGTCGCGCTGCGCGACTTCGGTCTGCTCGTGGGTGCCGTCGCGCTCGGGCGGCTCGCGCAGGGCGTGCACAGCGGAAGCGTCGGCCCCCGCTGA
- a CDS encoding DUF1990 family protein gives MDLEALQELPLTYPEVGATASGDLPAGYQHLATSAQIGTGRTRFEQAADAVMHWGMQRGSGLRVQASSEVVEVSAVVRVTMMGFLRAPCRVVYVVDEPDIRGFAYGTLPGHPESGEERFVVRYDPKTSAVFAEVTAFSRPGAWWSKAGGPFVVMAQRIIARRYLRAV, from the coding sequence GTGGATCTAGAAGCGCTCCAGGAGCTTCCGCTCACCTACCCGGAGGTGGGCGCCACCGCGTCCGGCGATCTGCCCGCCGGATACCAGCACCTGGCGACGTCGGCCCAGATCGGCACGGGCAGAACACGTTTCGAGCAAGCGGCCGACGCGGTCATGCACTGGGGCATGCAGCGCGGGTCGGGGCTGCGGGTGCAGGCCAGCTCCGAGGTCGTCGAGGTCTCGGCGGTGGTGCGGGTCACGATGATGGGATTTCTGCGGGCGCCGTGCCGCGTCGTGTACGTCGTCGACGAGCCCGATATCCGCGGCTTCGCCTACGGCACCCTGCCGGGCCACCCGGAGTCCGGCGAGGAACGGTTCGTGGTGCGCTACGACCCGAAAACCTCGGCGGTGTTCGCGGAAGTGACGGCGTTCTCCCGGCCGGGGGCCTGGTGGAGCAAGGCCGGCGGCCCATTCGTCGTGATGGCCCAGCGCATCATCGCCAGGCGCTATCTGCGCGCGGTGTGA